Part of the Engraulis encrasicolus isolate BLACKSEA-1 chromosome 23, IST_EnEncr_1.0, whole genome shotgun sequence genome is shown below.
CAAATATCCAAataaaatccaaaataaatttaaTAAAACATGTTGAGAATGATTTTGCAATATTTCATCATATATATGGTTGCTACTCATTAATCCAACATCCTTCACCTGCATTTCACTCAAATTGACTGACGCCAAAATGCacaatctggaacgaagtcacggccggaactcaatatttattttttaaaaatgcacagttaaatttcacacacactctttcccaacAGCCATAGTACtttaaatgtgcctgcacatgttgtgttgcatatgagtgtgtgctgTTTCATcagcctgggcccactcattcctgtgacaccaaatttcatgttcaagtcttgttacctACACATTAATAGTGTATGTGGGGcaatatatttgaaatgatcttgtgggccaaataaaatgactccatgggccatcttgagtttgacatccctgccgcACGAGTTTTAGAAGATCCTCCCGACTAGTCCCTCACCATGACTGGAACAAATCTTTTAACCCCACAACTTTTAGACATTTTTGTGTGGAGTGCACAAATAAATAACCTAAAGATGATAAAAATGATCTAAACAGCGTGTTTCCTTAGCCTCAAAACACAATTGGAGTTTTCTCTTAATACCAATCAAATCTGTAATCACTgaatcgtttgtgtgtgtatgtgtgtgtgtgtgtgtgtgtgtgtgtgtgtgtgtgtgtgtgtgtgagacaataaAGCTAACAGTGTTTTGCTGTAAACATGTCTTTGCCACAGAAACTAGCCAAGTCATATCAGTTAATCCAGAGGCCTTACTTGTTTTCCATGCACAGCATACACTCTGTGCTGTACGTGTGGCCGTTGTCTCCACACACAGGGTTGTACTCCCGTGTGCAGACCTCATGGAAGTCATCGCAGTTGGGCTGTCCAGGacaaacacaataataataataattaaaaacataaaaataaataaataataattaaaaaataaacaatagcTGTGTTTGAATAGCAGCTCAATGTGCTCAACAGTTAAGACAACACAATACAAGGGCAGAATAATAAGTGCGTCACCAATTCCCCTATTTGCATGGCAGATACCGAAAGCATGAACATCACTAAACACAGAGCAATATTTACAGGACAATGCACCAGCTGAGATGTGAGGTTTTAACATTTAGTGTTAAGAAAACGGTGTAAATGGTCTTACCTTTCTGGGCTCTGCAACCTCAGTGTCAGCCATAATAACTGttaagacagaaaaagagaacctCCATTATCTCTCTTCAGGAAAGGTTTACTAGAAATTGAGTTGTGTTTATCACTAATGGCATCATGGAATGCTGTTGAACAACTGGTGTGCCTACATCTTTCTGCTACATTGTTTGAGAATAATTCCGTGACATAACCCCTGGT
Proteins encoded:
- the si:ch211-195b11.3 gene encoding serine protease inhibitor Kazal-type 1, producing the protein MMKLVALICLGLILPVIMADTEVAEPRKPNCDDFHEVCTREYNPVCGDNGHTYSTECMLCMENKFEKTSVRIAHKGECKPQ